ACAGAGCAGCGTTAGCCTTTGTCTGCCTCTCACTATGACCATGGCAGACGAATGAGGATATTTCTTAGTGTGCTCTCGATTCAATGCACCGCTGAGCTGCAGCTACTTCAAGGACTCGATTAGTTGGATCAGTGGTGTTTGAATGTCCAACTTAACCACGACTAACCTAACTGGTTCGCCGGATCGCGGTTATATAAGCTTCTTAATTCGCTGTTGTTCCGTGCTGCCTCAGCATGACTTGCATGTGACTGCACGAGCTGCTCAACCTTGCACTGCAGGATCCGTGATCCCTCAGCTTCGACCTCAGGCACTCAACGTCCAAACGTCATGTTTGCTCTTTGACTGCAGCTTCGATATGGTTTTGTTATCTCAGCCCCAGACGGTGCCCCCCCAGGCTCCACCCAGCTGCTGCACTTATCTTACAATGGTCCTTGAGCTTCAAGCTTTTTTCTGAGTTACTTATGTTTGTCCCGTCTCGCCCACAGTCATTGATCACCACCATGTCTTCTGGAAATGCCATGATTGGGAAGCCTGCCCCAGACTTTAAAGCCACGGCCGTAGTGGATGGGCAGTTCAAGGACATCAAGCTGTCAGACTACAAGGGTAAGTGTTCTACTGAATGTACGAAGATGCTGGTAGGGGTCCATGGCACATTTGTCCATTTGTCCGGCGCTGCTTCTGGAgtggggcagacacacacattgggcCTGGTTGCCTTTTACTGTGCTCAGGTGTCTCCTTCCTCCCCACTTTCCAGTTGGCCGGCGCTTACTttgcactttaacaataaacgtAAACACTAATCAGAAGTTGTATGGTTCGCTCCTGATTTTATCAGGCACGCATTTCCCATAAACACCTGGGGGCGGGTCCATAGTTTGGTTGCATGCAGTTCATCTGCCACACACCCCATGAGACACCAACATTCAGTACAACGGGGGAAGCGGACCCTAATGATTCAGATTCCTGATCTGACACCTTTGATATATTACTAAAAAATGTGTTATAAGTAAAGAGTGTCAGAGACGAGCAGACGAACACTGCACACTGGAGAGAAGTTCTTCTTGCAAATGTATTCATTCAATCCTAGAAGCAACATGGGACTGTATTTAGTTAGCGCTTTTCCAACTTTAGCGGGAAAATTTGAAAGAACtatatttgattttaattcCATCACACAACATTCACTGCCTGCACAGCATCAGCATATTAGCATCAGAAGACTTGTCCAGGGGGACTTCTGCAATGCGCAAGGCAGGCGTCAACGATCAAACCACCGTCCTTCTGGTTATCTTAACAAAGTTTAGTCCTAAATTTAATACTCTCCTTGTTTTTCTCCCCTTTGTGCTCTGTAGGGAAGTatgttgtcttcttcttctacccCTTGGACTTCACCTTTGTGTGCCCCACTGAGATTGTGGCTTTCAGCGACAGAGCAGAAGAGTTCCGCAAAATCGGCTGCGAGGTTATCGGCTGCTCCGTAGACTCTCACTTCAGTCACTTGGCATGGTGAGGATTCTCACTAGCTGGAAGGAAATCTGGACTTGAGTTCAACTGTAATTAGTGGGATTAGTGAGATTGTATGCTGTGGGAACATGACTACCTCAGTGGTCCTGAGCCAACACTTAGGAAATAATAACATTCCCTATGATGTGTCAGCAAGTGATTTCATAGCACTGAAGCTGGTTGTTAAATACTTttgttttgatacattttaacatttgtgtCATTCCTCCAAATCCTGTCACCACCAACTCTACACGAATATTCTAAACACTGACACCGGAAAAACTGTTGCAACCTCTGAAAAAGCACAAGGATTCTAGTAAATCCAGCTGTGGTTAAAGTtcgaatttatattttttatgaagATGTCCTTTAGGGGTAGTGTGCTCTCGTATCTTTAATATGGAGGGGCAGATACTTGATCAGTACTTTGTAGATATCATCCGATTATCAATGACTCCATAGTCCATAGTTGACAGTTTTCACAATACACTGTTAACCCTGAAGATTATTGGCAGATCTGAAGCAGGATCCTTGTCTAGTTGTTTATCTCCTCTCACTCAGCTTCTCTGCGTAGTCTTGATAAGTTCTGAATTAAACTGCTCTTCATgtgaggaagaaagaggagtAAGGACATTTGGGGCAGGGATCTGTTTGACTTAATGACAAGGTTTTAAGGAACAAGCTTTACTCACTGGTATtgtttaatctaaataaaattgAAGTAGCAGGAGTTCTGTTCTTTGGTTCGATTCTTTTCTGGATTATACTTTCAGTAGAATACTTAATAAGTACACATTTGTTGTATGTGCTGCTTCACCATATTTACCGACAATGGATTGTTGCTTTTCTAATTAGCCTTTTATATGTCATACAGGATCAACACTCCAAGGAAGCAGGGAGGTCTGGGAAAGATGAACATTCCTCTTGTAGCAGATCTCACCAAGTCAATCTCCAGAGACTACGGTGTGCTGAAGGAGGATGATGGCATCGCATATAGGTCAGACCACTTGTCATTCAAATACTGCATCAGCCCAGTAGTCTGTCTAGTGTGAGCATGGTAACACGTATTACCTCTGCCCTATGGTTACTATAATGACTATGTAAGCTCTGAAAGTGTGGAGATGTTATAATTCTGTGCAGTATTTTAACCTCAGTGTTTGCTTCTCAGGGGTCTGTTTGTGATCGACGACAAGGGCACCTTGAGGCAGATCACCATCAACGACTTGCCCGTGGGACGCTCTGTGGACGAAACTCTGCGTCTGATCCAGGCCTTCCAGCACACTGACAAACACGGAGAGGGTGAGGAAAATTAAttgatattttcaactttagatGTGTTTCACTGCAAGACATCTAAAGTTGACATTTCACATCTAGCATTTGGATATTTAAACGGggggaaatgttttaaatgttgttgttttttatttcttttttacaaaaTTCTGATAGACGGTTGGACAAACAATCCTTTTTTTGTCACAACTTGTCCATCCCTTTGTCTTCTCAGCAAGGTTCTACCTATATTGTCCTGTCTATGGGTGTTGCCAAACTCAGTCACAGTGGCCCCTAAGCACACAGGCAGAAGCAAAACTGAATTAAGTGACTCTGTTTACATGAGACCCCCGGGTAAAGTGGATCCATACCATGTCATTCACTGGTTTGTGCTCCATGGTACTACATGTTAGAAACCACagtctgtttttaaaaactctTCTCTGAGTGCAGCGCAGTCTCGACCGGCTTGCATGGCGACTAGCAGCAGGTTGGCGTAGCTGTACAGCCCATAAACTGTATAAATATGAGGTGTACCTGCTGTGTTTCTGTATAAGCAGCACTGTTAAAGACAGAAAATGGATGAAAATTAGCACTTCCACCTgggtgtcattgtcactcagcTCACTTAATGAAGGTGGAGAGGACCAACTGTTTTATAGAGAGGGACTAACATGACCGGCTACCAGATTGCAGCACACAGAGCGACCTCGTTATCTGCTCAGGGTGCTATCACTccattatatttttaaaatagaaaacGGATGTTGACTACTATATTTTAAATCTTGTGTGCGTGTATATTAGAAATATCTATATTCATTAAGCTACCTGTAGCTACAGGGGCTCTCACTTTTTTATCTGAACGTGGGGGAAACCATCCAATTTGTATTGTAATTACCTGTTCATACAAATTGCTTGTCATAGCAAATTGGTCTGACAAGGAGTGtctgtaaaagtaaaagtcctaGTAGCTATAAACTGACCTGGAGCGTTCAGAGGATAGAGATGGACTTGAGTTGTTAGTTTATCCTCCTGGGTAATAACACATGTACTTTGTCCTCAGGGTTTGcacattttattgtttgctATTGACGCCTTATTTTGCACTTTGTCCCTTCCCCCTCTTCAGTTTGCCCTGCTGGCTGGAAACCTGGTAGTGACACCATCATCCCTGATGTCAACAAGAGCAAAGAGTTCTTCTCCAAGCAGTAAACATGAAAGTGTCCTTGCTGATTTGTAGCACTTGCCTTCAGATGAGGTGTCCCTGTGAAGCAGTATCTCATGGCGTCCAGTCTAATCTATTACACTCAGCAAAGTTTCAGACCttgttggggggaaaaaaccttTGTGGCAACTCTTATCTATGTATTTACAGTTGTTGGGGCGACCGCATAGTCTTAAGCACTGAAATGATAGTATTGTTCCTTTTTCAGAAAACTTTCAGATGATTTTCCTTGCCATGAATAATTCCTGTTACATCTTTAATAAAGCACTGGGAAAAAATGCAACTGTATTGTCTCGTAAATGTATCTGTGGCACTCAATATTTTCTGATCATTCCAAATGTGACCTCAAGGTGGTGCCAGAGATCTTCCCGAATCTCTTCTAGATTGGTGACTAAATTGGAAAATATATAATTGAGAGCAGACATTTATGAAATATACTTGGTGTCGGTCCTGTGCCTGGCAGAGGCTGTGAGTACGTCATGAGGCTGAGTCTTGGTTAATATTGGAGTTCTTGTGGTGGCTGACTCAGCTCAACAATCTGGTGTTGCCAAATGGCACAGAGAATCTCATTGGGAAAGATTGGATTGTTGGAAAATGATTTAACAGAGGCGAACACGATGGGCGTATCTAGAGGTTGCTTAGAGGATGTCTTGTGATTGAAAGACTCGAACTCTTAAGATACACAACAGAATCATCTGTTGATCCTTGACAACTCAAAACATCAACTAGTGCGGAAGAACTTCAAACGCAcaatattcaccatcttgtcctatattcttAAATTATTTGATCAATGTATATTTGTCCCACTGGTAAGTAATACTTTTATCTTCTGAAGAAGAAACATTGGACGACACCTGATAACTCTTAGTGGAATATATATCACTACTCTGAAGTAATCCTGATATGTTAAGTTTAAACATGTTATTTGGCACTTTTGTTCTCTGGATCCTACTAGCTGGCGGTTATTTCTGCCAGTGACTGTTGCCACTAATTCTTGTAATTTCAGGCCAGCTCTTTACCATCAGACAGTCTGATGACTTCTGCTTGTTTGTGTGGAACTTTTTTTGCAACCTTTTTTTCCTGAACTGTTCTCACAGCTTGTTTTTGGGAAACTGAAAGCCGAATGGGGAAACTCCATTAACTCGAATCAACCACTCATTGACAAACCTttatctatacacacacacacacacacacacacattgtggtgTGAAGTGGAGAGCGCAGCGTCTCTGCCGGGCAATGTAGGAGGGAGTTCCCGGAAACCTTTTCTGTTACGTGACGTGTGTTAGCCAAATTGACCATATATGGAATGACGCATGTACGTCAATAGGGAAACAGTCCTACGCTGGGACGTCTCCAACGTGGAGGAACTGCTGTAAACTTTACTGACCAGAAATAACAGCAGCACTGATCCACTTGATTCACCGAGTCCTTATAAATGTCATTTAAACACAGGTGATGTGAATAAGAAAAACACCAGATCTGGTTCATAGTTTGATAATTTCATTTACTTAAATATACTGTACAAGTAAAAAAAGACCGGCTCATCAGGTTCAACCTGATAAACTCAAATAACTTACATAAGAGGCATCACAATATGcagtcaaataaaatgtaaacaggCAAAGCCAAGACGACACTTTTAAAAACGTATTCAAAAATGcccaaagtgtttttttgttttaaagtctgTTCCCTGTGAGGAGGGTTCTTCCCTTTCAGCCAGAGGAGCCACACAGGTCCAGCTCTGTCACACAGTCTATGAAGTTCATGGTGTAGTCAGTGCAGTCCTTGTCCAGTGTTTGTTGTTGAAAGTGCATCGTTTCTTCAGTAAGACTTGACTTTGGGCGCCAACATGAGCTGGCAGCCACTGCTCACATGTGTCATGACTTTCTGTTTGAGCTGGGCCACCTGGTCCCTCAGCACGGAGGCCGTGCTCGAGAGTCCGGCGTTGTCCGTTTTCAGGATCTTCACCTTGTCCTCCAGACGCGAGATGCGCTCCAGCTTGCGCCGCCGACACTTGGAGGCTGCGAGCCGGTTCCTCAGCCGCTTGCGCTCCGTTTTGATCCGCTCCTGGTTCTCCATGTTGATGGGGGACATCGGCGGGGAGCTGTCGCTGCTGTGCGTGTCGGGCACCGTCTGCGGCTCCTCTTTCAGCCCAGCGTAGCGCTGCAAGTGGAGGCCGGCGCCCGCCAGCGGGTGCTGGAAGTGGTGGGACCCGTGCGCAACGgcctggtgatgctggttgtacTGGTGCGGCAGGTAGCTGATGGTGGTGGACGGGTAACTGGCGCCAGAGGACAGGCCGGGgttgctgttgcagctgttcaGGGTGGTGTACTCCAGCTGCTCCGGCTGCATGGAGGAGCCGAACACGGAGCCCGGAACCGGGCAGCCGATGCCGCCGTTGCCGATGGACACGTTCGGAGGCGCCATCTGGTTCATCTTGTGCAGGTCGTCTAGCGCTTTGACGAAACCCTCCGCGAagccctcctgctcctctgtgatgCCGCGGCTGTAGAGGAACTGGCCGGGTGTCGGCGTCGTAGTGATGACCCCGTTACTGTTCTGGATGATCAGTCGCTCCAGCTCCGGGGAAGCGAGCTTCAGAGAGCCCACGTCCGCCGCCGCAGCCGCCGGATAGAAATCAGTGTCGGCGCCGCGCAGGTGCTGGGACTTGAAGTTTGAGCTCCGATATGAGTCGGAGAAGTTCAGGTTCATATTCTGCTTTAGCAGCTTGTAGTCGTGCAGTGCTGCGCCTGGATGGCCATAAGCAGAGAGAAACGAGTCGTCATAAAAAGGCTGTTCCATTATTGTGGACATTATTTTCAAATCAGACAGTCAAATACAAGAGTGCGCTGCAGCAGACGCTGGACACCGAGGCTTCAGTGTCCCGACCGAGTTATCAAAAGCAGAGCAAAACTTCCAAATGAGTGGAACTGTACTGTACCCAGCCGACGATTTGTACCTTTTGGGTCGCAGTGACTAAATCAGTTGTTTTCAATCCACTCGTCTATCGGAGCTCCGCGTGTGTTTCCCCTGTTAGTGACAGGCAGCGCGAGCCGCTCCTCCGCATTTATAAGATCCGGCTCCACATGCGCTCCGAGCagccctgtgattggctgtttcTCTTCCCCGCCTCCGGGATGTCACGCAGATCCGATGACGTTGTTGccaggaacaaggactgtaaaCAAGACGAGGCCTATtcagctcgtgtgtgtgtgagtgtggagagGGAATCTAAACCCAGGTACCGGCGCACACAGCCTGCCTCCAGagagcaccccccccctccttatTACTAAGTCACCTTTACTGTTCCCCACTTCCACTTCAAACACACTGAGGCTGTGGTCCTGGGACTCCTAAAACACCACAGCAACCACTTTCCCCCAGTTTCCCCTCCACATCAGGCCCATGGGTTTAGGGATATATACTTCTGGTGCTGAGTCATGCGATCCAAACTGATATCGAGCAGTCCATATTTGGGTATCCTGGCGCAACCAGTTCCTCCCTGACAGGAGCGGGAAGCCAATCCCATCCTGGCGCGCCTCCAGTTATGTGGGAtgtgggaggtggaggaggagcacactgccgccgctgccgccctccctccctcaccctgcAGGCACGGAGAGGATGGGTATAAGTGGTGTTAAGTCCTGGGCGTGaagtcttaaaaaataaataaataagaaacgCACCAAGCATATTGAGTGTCTGGCAAGGGAGGACACACGCTCAGGGGATCAGACGGGACAATGTGATTCATGTGATGAAGACAAATACTAGGAGATTATACCAAGCTAACACCAGCGTGGTACTTTTAATCCATCATGTAAAATGTGGTCTAGAAAATAGGAAGAAACgttgaatatcccttgtacggttgaaggtcttctgcagaatatagggttagggtttgtaaTCAATGACACAGGCCGAATTTGAGGGTATTCTGAGGTTAAAGGTGAATCTcactggctactggcttgtatgaCAGTACTATGAATGTCATGGGAGTAGATcccgctcagtagatcagacctCATTACCTCCATGCCTTAGTATCATTAACACAACTGGGCCTTCCTGTTATAGCTATAGTTGTCGTGTgggtttgttgtgtgtcttgAAGTCAATATCTGTAATCTATAGAGATTAGAGCAGTGTAAACACATGACGCAGCCTCGGAGATATTTGAGTGTAAAAACATGCTCCTTGAACAGAACACCTGTTTAATAGAAAGATGTCTTTGTCTTGTCTGAATCACTTCCCAGGGAGCCACACGCCCTGtgtaagtgtgcgtgtgtgtgcgtttggtgTAAACACACATGAGATAACATCATTGTAAGACATATCTTATGAATATGAATGATATGAGTTAATCTACGTTTATTTATGCTTATTTCATATTCACTAACGATTTACCGatcaaaaataatatgaatgaaatcCAGTTATGAGTTACGTATTCGTGTTCCTTCCATTATGGTAGGACTTTAGCATGAACACTTTTAAGATGCAATCAATTGTTGTAATAATTAAAAGATAACAAAATAAGATGTTTTATTAGAATTTAAAAGATACAAATTTTCTAAGTTCATGATTTACCTTAATAAGTTAATGTAAAAGCACTTTCCCACCCCCACTCCTGCCTCACAAAGTCATTAAGGTCTCTCGCATATCAGCTGTAACATTTAACAGATTGGTAATAACAACTTGAGCTAACCAACACCATTAAAGTTAatggaaaaatcacaaaattgCTCTGCGAGTTAGACAATCCAAATGTAGCTTCATTATCTTCTCTGTTTTTTATTGAGAGCTGAGTGCACACAGAGCCACAGAGACGTCAGCATAGAGAATGGCTCAGGATGGGTCGCATAATAGGATAGTTACAGCAGTGTTGGACACCTGATGGGATGaagttttatataataataataataacattaataatacaaaaacggtaTTTATAAGTGATTTGACGGCAAAGCAAGAAAAGTGTGTATAAGAGAAATAACAATCAGCAGGATTCAATGAGACAAGGAGGCTAGACAACCACGTTTAGGTGTTCGGGAAACAAGGTATAGTGTTCAaatcacatgaataaatatagagATATAATGATTAAAATCAGTAATATGACAATGAAACTAAAAGGGGAAAGAAAACgatgaaaacaaagtaaaaacacaagatTACATGAAAGCAAgtctataaaaatgttttttaagaagtgatttaaaagaagacaCTTTCTTCTGTTTGGAGCTGTGAAAGGATGAGCTTTAAAGTATGTGTTTTAGTATTTTTCTCAAATAAACccttagaaaaaaaaactttgaaaaaaGAATGGGGAAAGTTGAGGCAGCAGAGGCCGAGATATCCAGACTTTAGTCTCATATATTCAGTTTACTTCCAGGATCGCTGGATCCTCTGTTTCCCGTAATGCAGGTTAACAGCAATTTTTATTTAAGCCCTGTTCAGACCGGATATAGTAACATCCTGATTTGTCTACCTTCCCCGCTCTacatataaaatacacacataaatCAATTTGGTTTGCACAGACCACATTCTTACCACATCGTATAAAGATGtgtctgttgtctgtttttCGGCATGAGCAAGGGAGCAGTAGAGAGAGCGAGGAGCATGCAGGATTTTTGAAAACATAGAAATCATTGTGTGGTGATCAGTGTCCACTGACACTGgccactaaaaaaaaaaaaatgtatgtgcacTGAGATACAATACACTCCGTTTATCATAAAGCGAGGACGTGAGCTGAGTAGGTGGTTGATTAGATGGAAGAATAGGGCCACATGCATCCAAGACCTCCTCTGAATGTTGTCTGACTGATTGGACCTTGTGACACATTTGTTTCAACAAATGAATTTCTGTTGATCCATATTACTATGTTTTGGTTTGAAAGCGCATCAACCCTGCTATAGACACGCCTGCCATCCACACTATTCAGAGGTTTAGGATCCGcaaaaacagagaagtttggaaactctGCTTCCCCGTTCTACCCTGAAATCTCCGGGGTGGCATTTTCCAACATCTGGCTGAATAGGTCATTTCGGTCATAACATAACCTCCACTGATTTGTCATGCTCCAATCACATGACCCTTCCAAAAGCACAACTTTTGTTCAAGTCCCTAGTTGACATCACCATGATGTCATCTGGAATGTTTTTCTCAGACTTCCCAAAGGTGGAATTCTTCCTCAATGTGTACTTTACTCTATGGGTACCTGGTCGTGTACATTTCAGCAGTTCATGTGATACTGAATTGGAATGATAAGTTTATTCTCTCCCCTCAAGTTATAAGACCAGGTTGACCTTTGAACCGTTGCCACTAACAATGCTACAACAGGCCTTACATGAAATGATAAATGTTACGGTGAAACAGAGAGGCTGCTTTTTgcattaagcaagtttattagAATATTTGTTGCACCATCAGTCCTGTCCTCCACTTCCTCAGTTTGTGGCAGTCGCAGAATTCAAAGGTTTGGCCGGCCGTCATGTAAGCTGTGGTCAGCTTGGGCTGAGCTCCTCCCACTCAAACATGCGACGAGGTGTctgtcagagaaaaaaaactcaggGGGGAAACTGAAGTAGTTTCAGGGAAACGGACTGAAGTATCAGCAACTGGTCAGTTCCAGTTTCAGAGTGACCTCATCCACTTTCCTTATTCTTCATACTTCATAAGAGTCACTGCTTTGAGATATCAGTAAAAACTGTGAGCTCTTTTCATCAGGTTTGATGAACGTTTTCTTCTGATAAGAggatgaataaatcaaatatccTCGGTAATATTTCATTTGATTGACATATTATtattgatcatgtgacagactATCTCTGCCCCATCATTGTTAAATCTGCAGGTACTAGAAACTCTACTGTGCAGGGGGAGATCAGGGGccggggtgggaggggggggggggtcacccagctgaaatctgaccCCTGATGTGTCCCTGTCCTGTCTGtagccttaaaaaaaagaagaaaagaataatttaaagctgctgcacactagaggattTTTAACTCATGATTGATTTTCCAAACGTGGGAGACCTCAGATATAAAGACAGATTTAATCATcacgacacacacaccaggtgatTTACACAGTGTGTAAATTCTGGCCcttgatttaaaataacttaGATCCGCCACTGGTGGACTATTCAGGTTgagagagaacaagagcagcagctgagttaTGAAGAAAAAACCAGCATGAAAGCCACAGAGGTGCGTTAAGGTTCAGTTAGTCTCCGCGGTGCAGACGGCCCCTGTGGCTGAGCCATATAAAGACACTTTTCCCATCAGCTTTTAGCACATCACTGATGACCGCCGGCCGTGCCTGGGAGAGGTACCGAGGGCAGGGGAACTGAACTGTGAGAAGGAGAAATTAATTCAATTTGACACATTACTGTACAAATGGGTCATTTGGAGCAAATGTAGCATAATGTCAACCAGACACCTGCACTCCTTCAGttattcttaaaaaatataagaaTTCAACTGCCTGGAAGCAGCCAGGAACTCGGACAGAGCCGCTTTAACCACCGTCTGGTGTGAAGTGCAAAATCATGAAGTATCTCAGTCAGGGTTTCTCAGGAgtgtgggaggaagcaggagtacCCGTGGAAAACCCTcacagacacggggagaacatgccaACTCCACAGGAGCAGTCTTTTACTGGGACTGTATGTGAAAACGCAAATGTCAGAATCAGACGCTTTGgacttttccagagtttttccaGCTAGCGCCCAagaactccggagaatgtctgaTTGAGCTGATGTGAGAAGACAAcaggagatcctccgcaggattcacTGGGATTGAGTGGGTAAGTAGATGATGCTTCTAACAcatgacagatgcaaaaatgagaaaaaaactaaGAATGTCCTGATGCCATGTTTatttgtgaaaagcaaactcccGGAGAATGTCTGCACAATTGCGTCCGACTGAATCAGGATCCAAACTGGGAACCATTTTGCTGTGAGGCGACCCTGCAACCCACTGTACCACTGTGCCGCGGTCAAATTGTAATATGGATTTACAAAACTTGGTTTGTGCTCTTTATTCACCAGGAGAAATGTGAAGCCTTGAATGTGCTTGTATGAATATTCTCATAGGACCAAAACAAACTGATGGGTATGGTCCTCTCTGAACTGTTCTCTGTAATTACTTCACTGACTTCCACTTCTGTCGGAAAAGGACAAAACTGAAGATCGCCTGAAAGCTGCTGATGCTCATTTGGCCTTCATAACCACTTTaactccttcctctccctctcgccCCATAACACAGCCACTgcaacctctgcagctcattcagGCACTAAAACACATTGCCGGGATTTATTAAATGAACCAGAAGTAACGTTTCTCCTGCGTCTTTGGCAAGGTCTTCCACGGTGCATGCTTGATGACCTGGAAGGGGCCTGTAGGTGTGGTGAGTCAGGTAGGGGTGTTCGTCAGGAGTTGGCTGTCCCCGCGAGGAGAGGACAGCTCACTCCCTCACGAAGCATATTCAGTCAGAGGACTGTTCGTCAGTCCTTTAAGAGTGTGAGGGTCGCTTAAATGAATGCTTACAAGCAGCCATTGTAGATGTCTCTTTCACAGCGTCCTCCTCTTTCTGAGCTGAACCCCCTCCCCTGCATCAAAAGCCGTTTCCTTTTGTCGTCTTCCCCTTCATCGTTATTTGGCTGCCTGTGGGAAATTGAACCGCCTTGTGCATGTAATCGCTTTAATGAAGGCATGTTTAATCAGCATATTCTTGGTCTGTAGCTCGCAGATAGTGCCAAGGAGCCTTGTAGCAATGAGAGACCTTTAGCACAAGACAAGATGATTGCTGGGGCCAAATGAGTGTGGCAGGAAAAGACAGTCGGACCCGGCTGTCCCCTCAGGCAGACGTAACGCATATGGAGCTGTCCTTACCACTTCCCCTCCATCTACAAAGACGCTTAAACTCCCTGTCACTCTGCCCGTCTGTAAAaagagcaattttttttttttaggcgaGGGACGGGGTTAATAAGTTCTAATCTGATTTCACATGGCCATTTGGTTTATTAATTGAGCTGGCTCATCGTTGCCTTTTTTattgaataaagaaaacaatgtgAACTTCATAATGAGTGGGGGTGGAACTGTGAGCAGAACAGTGGCTAAATAAGAGGTTAGGTTTTCTAATTACCTCCAAACGCAAAGTACAATGGAGGCTGATTTAAATATCATTATATtacata
This is a stretch of genomic DNA from Pleuronectes platessa chromosome 3, fPlePla1.1, whole genome shotgun sequence. It encodes these proteins:
- the prdx2 gene encoding peroxiredoxin-2, whose product is MSSGNAMIGKPAPDFKATAVVDGQFKDIKLSDYKGKYVVFFFYPLDFTFVCPTEIVAFSDRAEEFRKIGCEVIGCSVDSHFSHLAWINTPRKQGGLGKMNIPLVADLTKSISRDYGVLKEDDGIAYRGLFVIDDKGTLRQITINDLPVGRSVDETLRLIQAFQHTDKHGEVCPAGWKPGSDTIIPDVNKSKEFFSKQ
- the LOC128436888 gene encoding transcription factor JunB isoform X1; its protein translation is MSTIMEQPFYDDSFLSAYGHPGAALHDYKLLKQNMNLNFSDSYRSSNFKSQHLRGADTDFYPAAAAADVGSLKLASPELERLIIQNSNGVITTTPTPGQFLYSRGITEEQEGFAEGFVKALDDLHKMNQMAPPNVSIGNGGIGCPVPGSVFGSSMQPEQLEYTTLNSCNSNPGLSSGASYPSTTISYLPHQYNQHHQAVAHGSHHFQHPLAGAGLHLQRYAGLKEEPQTVPDTHSSDSSPPMSPINMENQERIKTERKRLRNRLAASKCRRRKLERISRLEDKVKILKTDNAGLSSTASVLRDQVAQLKQKVMTHVSSGCQLMLAPKVKSY
- the LOC128436888 gene encoding transcription factor JunB isoform X2, with protein sequence MNLNFSDSYRSSNFKSQHLRGADTDFYPAAAAADVGSLKLASPELERLIIQNSNGVITTTPTPGQFLYSRGITEEQEGFAEGFVKALDDLHKMNQMAPPNVSIGNGGIGCPVPGSVFGSSMQPEQLEYTTLNSCNSNPGLSSGASYPSTTISYLPHQYNQHHQAVAHGSHHFQHPLAGAGLHLQRYAGLKEEPQTVPDTHSSDSSPPMSPINMENQERIKTERKRLRNRLAASKCRRRKLERISRLEDKVKILKTDNAGLSSTASVLRDQVAQLKQKVMTHVSSGCQLMLAPKVKSY